Part of the Hevea brasiliensis isolate MT/VB/25A 57/8 chromosome 16, ASM3005281v1, whole genome shotgun sequence genome is shown below.
CTTTTATCACCCATCACAATAACAAATTAACAGCCCCTCATTTGTAGACACAACCAAATACACAAAACAGTTATTGCATGCTTAAGTTTAGGTCTAAAATGTTACTCCTACACAATATCAGGCCTTCTATTAAACTCATATGAAGTGGAGTTGAGTGTTAAACAATGTTCCTTTTGATTTAGAGACATGATAAGAGAAcagtaatttttctttttttaattttaaatgttgCACTATTCACTGTGAAACCATTGCAAATTGAGCAACCCTATGACAGTGATTTATCTCTATGAGAAAatatcaaagggtgacatggccAGAAGCCAATTGATTTCTTGGAAAGGTCTAAGCATAAAAGCATAGCATTTCTTTTAGCAACAACACAACATGTAATGCCTTTCTCTTGAATGATCTGCCCAGACAAACCTCCCCACCAAGCACCAACGATCCCCCTCCcccaaaaaaaaaaccaaaaaaaaaaataaaggcggGGTAAGAGGGAAGGATCAGCATTAACAGAAGATTTTCCATAAAGaacagttaaaaaaaaattgtgaagagCTTTTCATCATGATCAAAATCATTTCTCATAATATTTTAacagagaatatatatatatatatataataactaaTATAAGGAGAAAATTAAATCCATACCTGTGAGTCTTCACTGCCACTGGCAATAAAAGCCTGTTCCAGTCCCCCAAAACAAGACCTAATAACAAAGCGGGCACGTTTGTGACCTTTATATTTGGCTACAAGCTTGATGCCACCTTCTATGTTCCAAAGGTGGATTTCCTGGTTCAGAAGATTAACCAGCAAGAACCTATCATCTCTCGATAATGAGAATGAAGTTATTGTTTGATCCTCCTCAATCACTCTCTCAATTTTTGCTTCCCTATCATGTAATAGGATGGCAGTTTCTCTGCACATGCTTAAGATCTGCTTCCCATCACTTGTTATTTCTAAATCAGATATCTTCATAGTCCGTTGCCCTTTCCAACACTCTAGCTCTTTTCCATTCAAATCCCACATGCAGATACTCTTATCATTAATGCCAGATAATATCCATTTCCCATTTGGAAACCATCCACAGGAAATGAGGCCAAGACCAGCTTTGTCATAGACATGGAGGCATTCACCAGAAGAAACATCCCAGCGCCTTATAGCCTCCTCCATCCCACAAGTGAGAAGCTGATGGTCATCAGGACTCCAGGAAACAGAGGATACATGTTTTTGATGACCACATAATCGATGCTTTAaagaaactccatttgtatcaaccTAACAAGtatttagtaatttaattttttaaaaataaaagaaatatcagTATACTAtatggaatgaaaattatttgctATGTTAATCTTTAGATAGAAGACGTCATATCTAACattcaagaaaaaattttaaaaaataaaaacatcaagagagaagaaagaaaaaagggaCCAAGTGCTCCAACTTGGAGTGGGTGATTCCTCCTAAAAATCAACCAAGTATATAATTGCATAGTGGAATCCACTGTCCCTAGTTGAGTGGCATCCAAGAATGTATTAGGTTATCAACGATTTCGAGTTGGCATTTACCTACACTAAACCATTGTAGTGCTGGCTGTTTGCACCAATTAACTATTAACAACTCTTTTTTCTTAATaacatttctcattttctatttttcatccatatatatatatatatatatatatatatatatatatatatatatatatatatatatatatataagttaaagCTTTGCAGTCAGTAATAACGAGTCATATGTGAAATTCTCTGAACCAGAGGGTGCAGATGACAATCGGCAAAGGTCCATGTGTTGATCTTGGGGTTGACTAGCAATGTAGTTTATAAAGAAGATACCTGAAACAATCCAACCTCGAGAGAATGCTAATAATACAGTTTATCTTTATACATTCTTTGATTTTGCCTTTTGTCAAATTGAGGACATTGGATTTTGTTCTGTTTGAGCTTGAAGCTACGTTCTTCTGAAGTATGATATGTTGCGCCCAATATAATATGCAAAATAAATTCAATCTAATTACTTCAACACGTCTTTTATCTAGGTAATTTGTCCAGATAGAGTTGTGCGCATGATTTATCCGTGTGAACCATAAAATGTTGTCAAACTAGCAGTTCCTGACATATGTTCtgaacattaaattaatattctgTTCCAACATAATGAAAATTGTTATATAAGCTTCAATTATATGGAGAATAAAGAACCAAGTTcagagagagaaagaagaaaagataAAATCAATAATGATGCTTTAAAATGTCAGCTTAAATAGATTATTTTGTTGTAACACCATACTGGAAAAATATATTATTGCATGCAAAATATGGCATGGGAAAATCATCAAGTATAAAACTTTGCTTCATGATACAATATAAATGCTAcaaaagaagaataagaagaagcATTTCTAAAAATGTCACTAAGGGCCAAAAACAAATTATGCACTCAAAACATGAGGAAAATGCATATAGTAAACTGAACAAGATATAATAGAAAACGGACAGCAAAAACAAAATTATAGGTTCTCTAAGTAATCAACTATACCTCCCATATGATTGCTGATTGATCACTGGACGATGAAGCTAAGTATTTCCCATTGTGTGAAAATTGTAAGAACCACACTTCATCAGAATGTGCCTCTAATATCTGTTTCAGTGTTTgtataaacaaaaaaattaatatagGGGTATCAGCAATACATGAAAAAGGAGAACACAAAATTGCAAATGAAACATTCTGTTCCACTTGGGaaataaaattcaaaactaaACAAATCTGGAGGACAATAGAATTTTTAAATatcaaataatattataataataatagtcATAAGTCTCCCCTACAAAGGACATCTATGACTTCAAAGTATGCAATCTCTTCTTAAGGAAATAGCCATTAACCTAATAGTTTACTGCAATCAAAGTTAACCAAAGAAGTTTTGTTATTCCTAATAAACCACAAATCCCTCAATCTTAGATAAAAGGATAATTTCTTTATCTCTGTCTCCTTTTGAGAGGGGTAGCGGGGAGATTTCAATGGGTGATTGACAATgagcaaagaaaaatcaaagaggtGAAATCATACAGGGCAGGATAGACTATTGTGGGGACACCCATAACCCATTCCAGTTGATGCTCCTTGAAGGGTAAAGCCGGACACACAACAACAAATAGGATTAACTTGGGAAGCAAATATAACACAAATTCCTATAAAACATAAAGTTTTTAAACTTCATGTGGGACTCTTAGAAGGACATGGACAGAAATTGGAGACTCATTTAAGTTCATGcaaataatttcttttaatttcccaCAAAATAAACCATTAAATCTGACTAGGAAGCACTTGTCTAAATAGGAATTGCAAAGTTCCATCCTCAATTTACTAGAAACTAACAAACTCCTTAGGGAAATCAATGAAGCAAGTAATATCTCTAAGTGAAGATTGATTTCCAAACACAAGATAATGTTCTAACCTGCAAAGTTCGAGATGGAATCTGATCTCTTCCACAGTGATGATCTGTATACAATGACATTTCTTTGTCCATGGAGTTGTGAAATATGCAAGCATCTCTTTGCAAGGTAAGAGCCTGTTCAACTAAATATTCCAACCTCCTTTCAGGTATTATAACTGTTGGTGGGAGCAATTTTTGCAATTCCTCCAGCAGCTTTGACCGAGACTTCATCTTTGCATTATCTTGATTAGAAGACCCAACTGAAGCACACAATGAAGGAGAAACAATACAGGAAGAAAGCTCACGGATTCTACCATTATTGACACAAAGAGGAGCAATCTCAGTCCTCAATGTCTTTAAAGCATCCATGATTCTCTCCCCATCCAAAAGCTCAAAAAATTTCTGTTCCAATATCAGAAAAGAGGCTGACTTAACAATGTCTTCATCTTTTAGACCAATGTCATGCAA
Proteins encoded:
- the LOC110663461 gene encoding WD repeat-containing protein 26 homolog — protein: MGGVEDDEPASKRMKLASGELRGLSNGSSLAETTVESSRDLMARPLQSEGDEEVVGSKGVIKRVEFVRIIAKALYSLGYKKSSAHLEEESGIPLQSSAVNLFMQQILDGSWDESVATLHDIGLKDEDIVKSASFLILEQKFFELLDGERIMDALKTLRTEIAPLCVNNGRIRELSSCIVSPSLCASVGSSNQDNAKMKSRSKLLEELQKLLPPTVIIPERRLEYLVEQALTLQRDACIFHNSMDKEMSLYTDHHCGRDQIPSRTLQILEAHSDEVWFLQFSHNGKYLASSSSDQSAIIWEVDTNGVSLKHRLCGHQKHVSSVSWSPDDHQLLTCGMEEAIRRWDVSSGECLHVYDKAGLGLISCGWFPNGKWILSGINDKSICMWDLNGKELECWKGQRTMKISDLEITSDGKQILSMCRETAILLHDREAKIERVIEEDQTITSFSLSRDDRFLLVNLLNQEIHLWNIEGGIKLVAKYKGHKRARFVIRSCFGGLEQAFIASGSEDSQVYIWHRGSRELIEALPGHSGAVNCVSWNPKNPHILASASDDHTIRIWGLNSLQMKHKGAHSHGNGIHYCNGRT